One Microbacterium sp. W4I20 DNA window includes the following coding sequences:
- a CDS encoding type 1 glutamine amidotransferase, protein MSARVLVVVNSVSSGPRRLETWLRERDISVEQVVGAEAPLPAALDGFDGLVLLGGGLMPDDDDQAPWLPAERALAAAAIAADLPTLGICLGGQLIAHVGGGEVRAKTGPVERGATPIRPTDAGRQDALFGVLGDGAPMIENHQDMITRLPPDAVLLASSDAVANQAFRLGEHVRGVQFHPEASAADLRQWDDAALRGEGRALPELIAEAERADARNTAASRGLVDAFADEVLERVHA, encoded by the coding sequence ATGAGCGCCCGCGTGCTCGTGGTCGTCAACTCGGTGAGCTCGGGTCCACGGCGACTAGAGACCTGGCTGAGGGAGCGCGACATCTCGGTCGAGCAGGTGGTCGGAGCGGAGGCGCCGCTTCCCGCGGCGCTGGACGGCTTCGACGGCCTCGTGCTTCTCGGCGGCGGGCTGATGCCCGACGACGACGACCAGGCGCCGTGGCTCCCGGCGGAGCGAGCGCTCGCCGCGGCAGCCATCGCCGCAGACCTTCCGACCCTCGGCATCTGCCTGGGCGGCCAGCTGATCGCCCACGTCGGCGGGGGAGAGGTCCGGGCCAAGACAGGGCCCGTCGAGCGCGGGGCGACACCGATCCGGCCGACGGATGCCGGTCGCCAGGACGCTCTGTTCGGAGTGCTCGGCGATGGTGCCCCGATGATCGAGAACCATCAGGACATGATCACGCGTCTCCCGCCGGATGCCGTGCTGCTGGCATCCAGCGACGCCGTCGCGAACCAGGCCTTCCGGCTGGGCGAGCACGTGCGCGGCGTGCAGTTCCATCCGGAGGCCAGTGCGGCCGACCTCCGTCAGTGGGATGACGCGGCGCTGCGCGGCGAAGGGCGCGCGCTGCCGGAGCTCATCGCCGAGGCGGAACGGGCCGATGCGCGCAACACCGCTGCCAGCCGCGGCCTCGTCGACGCCTTCGCCGACGAGGTGCTCGAGCGGGTGCACGCATGA
- a CDS encoding serine hydrolase: MSRWDSLDHLTFDQAAGRALEAGLDERAKTLAPGSIAAISLRGEVRAVVPQGTPREDAAPTTRDTVFRIASMSKSFLAAAVLALRDRGLLDLHAPITEYVPYVKAQYAGRDTVMTGALLLSNRAGLSEDNAWVDRHLGATRAEIAELFTTGLPLSARPGTVYQYSNLGQSLLGRAVETVTGRPVDDVVRELLLEPLGLDRTAHVADRYTSTSLATGFRTFDEGATFVAEPFVGSGALACIGSLFSTVEDIATWMWFLGSAYTDQPTHPEVLAPESRREMQQLHTPMPVPAAKPGERELAGLGYGYGLFVEDDRRFGRIVQHSGGLPGFSAHMRWHAATGAGAVVFGNSDGYGAKRVAENVLRELLVGIHAPSAVIQPWPATVDAARSIDRMLRDGSSSTELPLLASNVLEDVPAAVRDERFAARRDEVGGIVAEQEQFEERIVSSATEAQLRWRISGESGDLLVDTAMVGVPKPLVQSLVISAVDRGQSLLPDEEPSASDHHRLVIPGSQR, translated from the coding sequence ATGAGCCGGTGGGACAGCCTCGACCATCTGACGTTCGATCAGGCAGCGGGGCGCGCGCTGGAGGCGGGACTCGACGAGCGTGCCAAGACACTGGCGCCCGGGTCGATCGCGGCGATCTCGCTGCGCGGCGAGGTGCGGGCCGTGGTCCCGCAGGGCACCCCGCGTGAGGATGCCGCGCCGACGACCCGCGACACCGTCTTCCGCATCGCCTCGATGTCGAAGAGCTTCCTGGCCGCGGCGGTGCTCGCGCTCCGCGATCGCGGTCTGCTCGATCTGCATGCACCGATCACGGAATACGTCCCGTACGTCAAGGCTCAGTACGCCGGCCGGGATACCGTGATGACGGGCGCTCTGCTGCTGTCCAACCGCGCAGGGCTCAGCGAGGATAACGCGTGGGTCGATCGCCACCTCGGCGCCACCAGGGCCGAGATCGCGGAGCTGTTCACCACCGGACTCCCGCTGTCGGCGAGGCCGGGGACGGTGTATCAGTACTCGAATCTCGGCCAGTCCCTGCTCGGCCGGGCTGTCGAGACAGTGACGGGGCGGCCGGTGGATGATGTCGTGCGCGAGCTCCTGCTCGAACCGCTCGGCCTGGACCGCACCGCCCACGTCGCCGACCGGTACACGAGCACGTCACTCGCCACCGGATTCCGCACCTTCGACGAGGGGGCGACGTTCGTCGCGGAGCCGTTCGTCGGCTCGGGCGCCCTCGCCTGCATCGGCAGCCTGTTCAGCACGGTCGAGGACATCGCCACGTGGATGTGGTTCCTCGGCTCGGCGTACACCGATCAGCCGACGCATCCGGAGGTCCTCGCCCCGGAGTCCCGCCGTGAGATGCAGCAGCTGCACACGCCCATGCCGGTGCCTGCCGCAAAGCCCGGTGAGCGCGAACTCGCCGGACTCGGCTACGGCTACGGGCTGTTCGTGGAGGACGACCGTCGGTTTGGCCGAATCGTGCAGCACTCGGGTGGCCTCCCCGGTTTCTCGGCGCACATGCGCTGGCACGCCGCGACAGGGGCAGGCGCCGTCGTGTTCGGCAACTCCGACGGCTATGGGGCGAAGCGTGTCGCAGAGAACGTGCTGCGCGAGCTCCTCGTCGGTATCCACGCGCCCTCCGCGGTGATCCAGCCATGGCCGGCGACGGTGGATGCGGCGCGCAGCATCGACCGGATGCTGCGCGATGGCAGCTCGTCGACGGAGCTGCCCCTGCTCGCCAGCAACGTCCTCGAGGACGTTCCCGCCGCCGTGCGCGACGAGCGGTTCGCCGCCCGACGGGACGAGGTCGGCGGGATCGTCGCCGAACAAGAGCAGTTCGAAGAGCGGATCGTCTCATCGGCGACGGAGGCGCAGCTGCGCTGGCGGATCTCGGGGGAGAGCGGCGACCTCCTGGTCGATACGGCGATGGTCGGCGTCCCGAAGCCGCTCGTCCAGAGCCTGGTGATCTCGGCGGTGGACCGCGGACAGTCGCTCCTCCCCGACGAAGAACCCTCCGCGTCCGACCATCATCGGCTGGTGATCCCCGGGTCGCAGCGCTGA
- a CDS encoding ABC transporter substrate-binding protein yields MPARPARRLLPLTALVAATGLVLSACAAPASPSGGDADAELVWSIEGANLSAGHMDPQISQLDVSGMVQRAVLDSLVFQEDDGSFSPWLATEWKVSDDSTEYTFTLRDDVTFTDGEPFDAEAVKANFDRIVDPETASKQAASMLGADFYDGTEVVDEHTVTVRFTQPYAPFLQAASTPQLGFYSPAVLAESADQLAAGGPGITVGTGPFELTEYTPDQEIVYTRNDDYAWGPHGDEAPKFETLRVEIQPEASVRTGVVESGESDLASNIPPNLAKDLGDGITVDSVEYPGLPYSLYLNEKYGLFADEKVRQAFARGIDIDAAVDEIFFGQFPRAWSILGSTTPGYDASLEDSWPFDQDEANRLLDEAGWTERNADGIRTKDGAPLSVRWIAYTPVPDDRAALANAIQSDLKEIGFDVKREVLEPGAYNDQYIPKTFDLTDWGFSGVDPDLLRAHLHTDGFQNASQVSDPEIDGLLEQAVATSDQGERDELYTQLQEWNADYTAIVPLYSPSAITAVGERVEGLDYDLYGRPLFYDVTVG; encoded by the coding sequence ATGCCCGCACGTCCCGCGCGCCGCCTTCTGCCGCTCACCGCCCTCGTCGCCGCCACCGGACTCGTGCTGAGCGCCTGCGCTGCGCCGGCATCCCCGAGCGGCGGAGACGCCGACGCCGAACTCGTCTGGTCCATCGAGGGCGCGAACCTGTCGGCGGGGCACATGGATCCGCAGATCAGCCAGCTCGACGTCTCGGGCATGGTGCAGCGCGCCGTTCTCGATTCGCTGGTGTTCCAGGAGGACGACGGCTCCTTCTCACCGTGGTTGGCGACGGAATGGAAGGTCTCGGACGACAGCACCGAGTACACCTTCACGCTGCGCGACGACGTCACCTTCACCGACGGCGAACCGTTCGACGCTGAGGCGGTCAAGGCGAACTTCGACCGCATCGTCGATCCCGAGACCGCGTCGAAGCAGGCGGCCAGCATGCTCGGCGCCGACTTCTACGACGGCACCGAGGTGGTCGACGAGCACACGGTGACCGTGCGGTTCACGCAGCCCTACGCGCCGTTCCTGCAGGCCGCGAGCACCCCGCAGCTCGGCTTCTACTCGCCGGCGGTGCTCGCCGAGTCCGCCGACCAGCTGGCGGCCGGCGGCCCCGGCATCACCGTCGGCACCGGTCCGTTCGAACTGACTGAGTACACGCCCGATCAGGAGATCGTGTACACGCGCAATGACGACTACGCCTGGGGTCCGCACGGCGACGAGGCGCCGAAGTTCGAGACGCTGCGGGTGGAGATCCAGCCCGAGGCCTCGGTCCGTACCGGGGTGGTGGAGAGCGGCGAGAGCGATCTCGCCAGCAACATCCCGCCGAACCTCGCGAAGGACCTCGGCGACGGCATCACGGTGGACTCCGTCGAGTACCCGGGCCTGCCGTACTCGCTGTACCTCAATGAGAAGTACGGCCTGTTCGCCGACGAGAAGGTGCGGCAGGCGTTCGCCCGCGGCATCGACATCGACGCGGCGGTCGACGAGATCTTCTTCGGTCAGTTCCCGCGTGCGTGGAGCATCCTCGGATCGACCACGCCCGGGTACGACGCGTCTCTCGAGGACAGCTGGCCCTTCGACCAGGACGAGGCGAACAGGCTGCTCGACGAGGCCGGATGGACCGAGCGGAACGCCGACGGCATCCGCACGAAGGACGGGGCGCCGCTCTCCGTCCGCTGGATCGCCTACACGCCGGTCCCGGATGACCGCGCCGCTCTCGCGAACGCGATCCAGTCCGACCTCAAGGAGATCGGATTCGACGTGAAGCGCGAGGTCCTCGAGCCCGGCGCCTACAACGACCAGTACATCCCGAAGACGTTCGACCTCACGGACTGGGGCTTCTCCGGCGTCGATCCGGATCTGCTGCGCGCCCACCTGCACACCGACGGCTTCCAGAACGCCTCCCAGGTGAGCGATCCCGAGATCGACGGGCTTCTCGAGCAGGCGGTCGCGACCAGCGACCAGGGCGAGCGCGACGAGCTGTACACGCAGCTGCAGGAGTGGAACGCCGACTACACGGCGATCGTGCCGCTCTACAGCCCGTCGGCGATCACCGCGGTCGGTGAGCGGGTCGAGGGACTCGACTACGACCTGTACGGTCGGCCCCTGTTCTACGATGTGACGGTCGGCTGA
- a CDS encoding ABC transporter permease: protein MKAASLRIAGLAASLVIVLWGAATVAFLAFRLIPGDPVSVMLGPQAQVSEAVKDGIRAELGLDRPPFEQYLTFIAQLARGDLGESYQLRMPVTEVIGRQLGATLQLAVLALVIAVVLALAVALFVRGEAGRAVAAGIELVVLSSPVFWIGLILLSVFAFGLGWFPVSGTRNPATIVLPAITLALPVAALLSQVLRDGLVQAERMPFAETVRARGAGPTWFTLRHGLRHGAANAVTLAAYLTGSVLGGAVLVETVFARPGLGRVTLAAISDRDLPVITGVILLSAVVFVAVNLVVELLHPLIDPRVTVSRPGLVR, encoded by the coding sequence GTGAAGGCTGCGTCACTCCGTATCGCGGGCCTCGCCGCATCCCTCGTCATCGTCCTGTGGGGCGCGGCGACCGTCGCGTTCCTGGCCTTCCGGCTGATCCCGGGCGACCCCGTGTCGGTGATGCTCGGCCCGCAGGCCCAGGTGAGCGAGGCCGTCAAGGACGGCATCCGCGCCGAACTCGGCCTCGATCGACCGCCGTTCGAGCAGTACCTGACCTTCATCGCCCAGCTCGCTCGCGGCGACCTGGGGGAGTCGTACCAGCTGCGGATGCCGGTGACCGAGGTGATCGGCAGGCAGCTCGGGGCGACCCTGCAGCTGGCGGTGCTGGCGCTCGTCATCGCGGTGGTCCTCGCGCTCGCGGTGGCTCTGTTCGTGCGCGGCGAGGCGGGTCGTGCGGTCGCGGCCGGCATCGAGCTCGTGGTGCTGTCGTCGCCGGTGTTCTGGATCGGGCTCATCCTGCTCAGCGTCTTCGCGTTCGGCCTCGGGTGGTTCCCGGTATCGGGCACGCGGAACCCCGCGACGATCGTGCTGCCCGCGATCACGCTGGCGCTCCCGGTCGCCGCGCTGCTGAGCCAGGTGCTCCGGGATGGGCTGGTCCAGGCCGAGCGGATGCCGTTCGCCGAGACGGTCCGCGCACGCGGCGCAGGGCCGACCTGGTTCACGCTGCGGCATGGGCTGCGGCACGGAGCCGCGAACGCCGTGACCCTCGCCGCCTATCTCACCGGCTCGGTCCTCGGCGGAGCGGTGCTCGTGGAGACCGTCTTCGCCCGCCCGGGGCTCGGTCGCGTGACGCTCGCGGCGATCAGTGACCGCGACCTGCCGGTGATCACCGGGGTCATCCTGCTGAGCGCGGTGGTCTTCGTCGCCGTGAACCTCGTGGTGGAGTTGCTGCATCCGCTGATCGATCCCCGGGTGACCGTGTCTCGCCCCGGTCTCGTGCGATGA
- a CDS encoding ABC transporter permease → MRRAQRGLLWVAIGVLLVIGFAALWPGLLATHDPLQTDVRSALLPPGAEHLFGTDQSGRDVYSRVVFGAGRSLGIGLLATAIALVGGLVLGALAGVAPRAADAIMMRINDVLMAFPEFLVALVVVAVLGPGPVNIAIAVTLAAVPVYIRLARVQTRTLRGAEHVEAARILGVPPVRAFVRHVAPGVLGSLSVLATIGIGSSILAAAGLSFLGLGPSEPTPEWGLMLAGGRNVLGQAWWISVFPGIAITLTVVAATVVGRILRARADGRRA, encoded by the coding sequence ATGAGGCGCGCGCAGCGCGGGCTGCTGTGGGTCGCGATCGGCGTGCTGCTCGTGATCGGCTTCGCGGCCCTCTGGCCCGGCCTCCTGGCGACGCACGATCCGCTGCAGACCGACGTGCGGTCCGCGCTCCTGCCGCCGGGCGCCGAGCACCTCTTCGGTACCGATCAGAGCGGACGCGACGTGTACTCGCGCGTCGTCTTCGGCGCCGGGCGATCGCTCGGCATCGGGCTGCTCGCCACCGCGATCGCCCTCGTGGGCGGACTCGTCCTCGGGGCGCTCGCCGGCGTCGCCCCGCGCGCGGCCGACGCGATCATGATGCGGATCAACGACGTCCTGATGGCGTTCCCCGAGTTCCTGGTGGCGCTCGTCGTCGTCGCCGTGCTCGGGCCGGGACCGGTGAACATCGCAATCGCGGTGACCCTCGCGGCCGTTCCGGTGTACATCCGTCTCGCCCGGGTGCAGACACGCACCCTGCGCGGGGCCGAGCATGTCGAAGCGGCGCGCATCCTCGGCGTTCCGCCGGTACGGGCATTCGTACGCCATGTCGCGCCGGGGGTGCTGGGCTCGCTCAGCGTGCTGGCGACGATCGGCATCGGCTCGAGCATTCTCGCCGCGGCGGGTCTGAGCTTTCTCGGCCTCGGACCATCCGAACCCACCCCGGAGTGGGGGCTGATGCTCGCCGGCGGACGCAACGTGCTCGGTCAGGCGTGGTGGATCTCGGTGTTCCCCGGTATCGCGATCACGCTGACCGTGGTCGCCGCGACCGTCGTGGGGCGCATCCTCCGGGCGCGGGCAGACGGGCGGCGCGCATGA
- a CDS encoding ABC transporter ATP-binding protein, producing MTAALEMQGLRISFDGTPVVDGVSFTVAPGECVAIVGESGAGKSLTARALLGLTPADAEVHVERLVVDGVDAGSLSERAWRGLRGRRIALVSQDALVSLDPLRRIADEIAEPLRLHGLVRGRMALAGRVRELLQRVWMPDAERRARQHPHELSGGLRQRALIASALAADPAVLVADEPTTALDATVQARILDLLREIPDDGTAVVFISHDFAAVRRLADRVLVMRGGVVVEQGPVAEVLEHPRHEYTRQLIAATIHEPRTSVETSADPVLVVAEASKSFGEVPAVVDASFSVPTGRTLGIVGESGSGKTTLARMIVGVERPDSGALRWIGERRVQLVHQNPLGAFDPRWTVARSLREALEAGGVPRSHRAARVTALLAEVDLDPSLAGRRPIALSGGQRQRAAIARALAADPEVLVLDEPVSALDPSVRERILRLLARLQRERGLTMILVSHDLDVVAAVSDELLVMQDGRIVEQGATATVFGSPQHPFTRELLAASGAVSP from the coding sequence ATGACCGCGGCGCTCGAGATGCAGGGTCTGCGGATCTCGTTCGACGGCACGCCGGTCGTCGACGGCGTCTCGTTCACGGTCGCGCCGGGGGAGTGCGTGGCGATCGTCGGAGAGTCGGGCGCGGGCAAGTCGCTGACCGCCCGTGCGCTTCTCGGGCTCACACCGGCGGATGCCGAGGTGCACGTCGAGCGGCTCGTGGTCGACGGGGTGGACGCAGGGTCGCTCAGCGAGCGTGCCTGGCGGGGGCTGCGCGGACGGCGGATCGCGCTCGTCTCTCAGGACGCCCTCGTCTCCCTCGATCCGCTGCGCCGGATCGCGGACGAGATCGCCGAGCCTCTGCGGCTGCACGGGCTCGTCCGCGGGCGGATGGCGCTCGCCGGCCGGGTGCGGGAACTGCTGCAGAGGGTGTGGATGCCGGATGCCGAGCGCCGGGCGCGCCAGCATCCGCATGAACTCTCGGGCGGGCTGCGGCAGCGCGCCCTGATCGCGTCGGCGCTCGCTGCCGATCCGGCGGTGCTCGTGGCGGACGAGCCGACGACCGCGCTCGATGCGACGGTGCAGGCCCGGATCCTCGATCTCCTGCGGGAGATCCCGGACGACGGGACTGCCGTGGTGTTCATCAGTCACGACTTCGCCGCCGTGCGCCGTCTCGCCGACCGGGTGCTGGTGATGCGCGGCGGCGTGGTGGTGGAGCAGGGACCCGTGGCCGAGGTGCTCGAGCATCCGCGTCACGAATACACCCGGCAGCTCATCGCGGCCACCATCCACGAACCGCGCACCTCGGTGGAGACGTCGGCCGATCCGGTGCTGGTGGTCGCCGAAGCCTCGAAGAGCTTCGGCGAGGTCCCGGCCGTGGTGGACGCCTCGTTCTCGGTGCCCACGGGACGCACGCTCGGTATCGTCGGGGAGTCGGGCTCGGGCAAGACCACGCTCGCGCGCATGATCGTCGGGGTCGAACGCCCTGATTCCGGAGCACTGCGCTGGATCGGCGAGCGCCGGGTGCAGCTCGTCCACCAGAATCCGCTCGGAGCGTTCGACCCCCGCTGGACCGTGGCTCGCTCGCTGCGCGAGGCCCTCGAGGCCGGGGGCGTGCCGCGCTCGCACCGTGCCGCGCGCGTGACCGCCCTGCTCGCCGAGGTCGATCTCGACCCCTCGCTGGCCGGCCGGCGACCGATCGCCCTCTCCGGCGGGCAGCGCCAGCGGGCGGCCATTGCCCGGGCGCTGGCCGCCGATCCCGAGGTGCTGGTGCTCGATGAACCGGTCTCGGCTCTCGATCCTTCGGTGCGCGAACGCATCCTGCGCCTGCTGGCTCGACTGCAGCGGGAGCGCGGTCTCACGATGATCCTCGTGTCACACGATCTCGATGTGGTCGCTGCGGTGTCCGACGAACTCTTGGTGATGCAGGACGGCCGCATCGTCGAGCAGGGTGCGACCGCCACGGTGTTCGGTTCACCGCAGCATCCGTTCACTCGAGAACTGCTCGCCGCGAGCGGTGCCGTCAGTCCTTGA
- a CDS encoding pentapeptide repeat-containing protein, whose protein sequence is MPRTTESPAAPRVSPPDLPDVLESATPRRSADLLAASLELNGDTDLAYASLEQCTLRADADAVDLTGATILDVAMTGVRIASLKMRDAGVRRLRISDGRIGTLDLSGARIDELELRDLRIDYLNLGAARATDIEISGCSIRTIDLPQAELTRVRFADTSSDEVDPRGMRARDVDLRGLDALSYLDANSLRGTTLTGYQVQQLAPVIAAGLGIQLKD, encoded by the coding sequence ATGCCTCGCACCACCGAATCCCCTGCCGCTCCCCGCGTCTCGCCGCCCGACCTTCCCGACGTCCTCGAGTCGGCGACGCCACGCCGCAGCGCCGACCTCCTCGCCGCGAGCCTCGAGCTCAACGGTGACACCGACCTCGCCTACGCCTCCCTCGAGCAGTGCACCCTCCGGGCCGATGCGGATGCCGTCGACCTCACCGGCGCGACGATCCTCGACGTCGCGATGACCGGGGTGCGCATCGCATCACTGAAGATGCGTGATGCGGGAGTGCGGCGGCTGCGGATCAGCGACGGCCGGATCGGCACCCTCGATCTCAGCGGGGCCCGCATCGACGAACTCGAACTGCGCGACCTGCGGATCGACTATCTGAACCTCGGCGCCGCACGCGCCACCGACATCGAGATCTCGGGCTGCAGCATCCGCACCATCGACCTGCCGCAGGCAGAGCTCACCCGCGTGCGCTTCGCCGACACGTCCAGCGACGAGGTCGACCCGCGCGGCATGCGGGCCAGGGACGTCGACCTGCGCGGGCTCGACGCCCTGTCGTACCTCGACGCGAACAGCCTCCGCGGCACGACGCTCACCGGCTATCAGGTGCAGCAGCTCGCCCCCGTGATCGCTGCCGGACTCGGCATCCAGCTCAAGGACTGA
- a CDS encoding endonuclease domain-containing protein gives MDAAVARGILTRPRRGWLALHDADRVLVAAARLGVVVTCRTEASLRGLWLHDHRGPPHFALSPNAVGRRAVAATFHWGTPPVPRHPDMLADPIENVLAFIAECEPFEQALATWESALNKSLVTIEGLRGLSWRPAARRVLDVASPFADAGLETYLRERLRWLRVSIRMQIWIAGHRVDTLIGDRLVVQIDGAHHVGAQRAEDIRHDAELMMMGYHVIRVSYTQVMFDWPAVQDVIMRAVAQGLHRTR, from the coding sequence GTGGATGCTGCGGTCGCTCGCGGCATCCTCACCCGACCCCGTCGGGGATGGCTCGCGCTGCACGACGCCGACCGCGTCCTGGTCGCGGCCGCACGACTCGGGGTGGTCGTGACGTGTCGGACCGAAGCCAGCCTGCGGGGGTTGTGGCTGCACGACCACCGCGGTCCGCCGCATTTCGCGTTGTCGCCCAACGCCGTGGGGAGGCGGGCGGTCGCGGCGACGTTCCACTGGGGTACGCCTCCTGTGCCGCGGCATCCGGACATGCTAGCCGATCCGATCGAGAACGTTCTGGCGTTCATCGCCGAGTGCGAACCGTTCGAGCAGGCGCTCGCCACGTGGGAGTCGGCCTTGAACAAGTCCCTGGTCACGATCGAAGGTCTGCGCGGCCTCTCGTGGCGACCGGCCGCACGTCGTGTGCTCGACGTGGCCAGCCCTTTCGCGGATGCAGGGCTCGAGACCTATCTGCGCGAAAGGCTGCGGTGGCTGCGGGTGTCGATCCGGATGCAGATTTGGATCGCCGGGCATCGTGTCGACACTCTGATCGGGGACCGGCTCGTGGTGCAGATCGACGGCGCACACCACGTCGGAGCGCAGCGTGCGGAGGACATCAGGCACGACGCCGAGCTGATGATGATGGGGTATCACGTCATCCGCGTGTCGTACACGCAGGTCATGTTCGACTGGCCCGCGGTGCAGGACGTGATCATGCGGGCCGTGGCTCAGGGGCTGCATCGGACTCGCTGA
- a CDS encoding folylpolyglutamate synthase/dihydrofolate synthase family protein has translation MSDRERADAVYETLLGRAGERWVQPRKERTARILAFLDDPQRTYRVVHITGTNGKTSTARIIESLLRAHDLRTGLFTSPHLERFTERIMIDGEPIADAAVADAWDEIEPFVDIVDAELEAAGDAPLTFFELLTVLAFVAASDAPIDVLVLEVGMGGEWDSTNTADGDVAVFAPIDIDHADRLGSTIAEIAEVKAGIIKEGAAVVSAQQPPEAAEVLRRVAAEKNATIAFEGEEFGLAEQKLAVGGQLLTIRGLAGEYVEEYLPLYGAHQGHNAALAVAAVESLIGGASQRIAGDIISDGLQAATSPGRLQLLGVAPTVVVDAAHNPHGAKALVQALDDSFDFDEWGLVLGVLSDKDAAGIVAQLAPAVAHVFATAPDSERANDADVIADLVEQTETRATVHPSLADAADAAREWAASSDRRAVVIAGSVVLAGEAIALAEEEDWKSGWRA, from the coding sequence ATGAGTGATCGCGAACGGGCGGATGCCGTCTACGAGACGCTCCTCGGCCGGGCGGGGGAGCGCTGGGTGCAGCCGCGCAAGGAGCGCACCGCGCGCATCCTCGCCTTCCTCGACGACCCGCAGCGCACCTACCGCGTCGTGCACATCACCGGCACGAACGGCAAGACCTCCACGGCCCGGATCATCGAGAGCCTGCTCCGCGCGCACGATCTGCGCACCGGACTGTTCACCAGCCCGCACCTGGAGCGGTTCACCGAGCGCATCATGATCGACGGCGAGCCGATCGCGGATGCCGCCGTCGCCGACGCCTGGGATGAGATCGAACCGTTCGTCGACATCGTGGATGCAGAGCTCGAGGCAGCAGGCGACGCCCCGCTGACCTTCTTCGAGCTGCTCACCGTGCTCGCCTTCGTGGCGGCATCCGACGCTCCCATCGATGTGCTGGTGCTCGAAGTGGGCATGGGCGGGGAGTGGGACTCGACCAACACCGCCGATGGCGACGTCGCGGTGTTCGCGCCCATCGACATCGACCACGCGGATCGCCTCGGCAGCACGATCGCCGAGATCGCCGAGGTCAAGGCGGGCATCATCAAGGAGGGTGCTGCCGTCGTCTCGGCCCAGCAGCCGCCGGAGGCCGCGGAAGTGCTGCGACGCGTCGCAGCGGAGAAGAACGCGACGATCGCCTTCGAGGGCGAGGAGTTCGGACTGGCCGAGCAGAAGCTCGCGGTGGGCGGCCAGCTGCTCACCATCCGCGGACTCGCGGGAGAGTACGTCGAGGAGTACCTGCCGCTCTACGGCGCACACCAGGGGCACAATGCCGCTCTCGCCGTCGCCGCGGTCGAGTCGCTGATCGGAGGCGCGTCGCAGCGCATCGCGGGCGACATCATCTCCGACGGGCTCCAGGCCGCGACCTCGCCGGGTCGGCTTCAGCTGCTCGGGGTCGCGCCGACCGTCGTGGTCGACGCCGCACACAACCCGCACGGCGCCAAGGCCCTCGTGCAGGCGCTGGACGACAGCTTCGACTTCGACGAGTGGGGTCTGGTGCTGGGCGTGCTGTCCGACAAGGATGCCGCGGGCATCGTCGCGCAGCTCGCTCCCGCGGTCGCGCACGTCTTCGCCACGGCGCCGGACTCCGAACGGGCCAACGATGCCGACGTCATCGCCGACCTGGTCGAGCAGACCGAGACCCGCGCCACCGTGCATCCCTCGCTGGCCGATGCCGCCGACGCCGCGCGCGAATGGGCGGCGTCGTCGGATCGTCGTGCGGTGGTGATCGCCGGTTCCGTGGTTCTCGCCGGCGAGGCGATCGCTCTGGCCGAGGAAGAGGATTGGAAGTCCGGGTGGCGCGCATGA
- a CDS encoding DUF4233 domain-containing protein has protein sequence MSSDAAPAPAPRTPRPPRTLVQKLAPVVLGFEAIVVFLAGLTIFGLKALPAGIEPWWAIVAGGVVGLFCIVVAGSITRPWAIPAGWVIQVLIALSALLVPAILLAVLVFGGMWAYATIVGARLDARLPAKPSTETQTESE, from the coding sequence ATGAGTTCCGATGCCGCTCCCGCGCCCGCGCCGCGCACGCCGCGCCCGCCGCGCACCCTGGTGCAGAAGCTCGCGCCCGTGGTGCTCGGCTTCGAGGCGATCGTCGTCTTCCTCGCGGGGCTGACGATCTTCGGCCTGAAGGCCCTCCCCGCCGGGATCGAGCCCTGGTGGGCGATCGTCGCCGGCGGTGTGGTCGGTCTCTTCTGCATCGTCGTGGCGGGATCGATCACGAGGCCCTGGGCCATCCCCGCCGGATGGGTGATCCAGGTGCTCATCGCCCTGTCCGCCCTCCTCGTGCCCGCCATCCTGCTCGCCGTCCTGGTTTTCGGTGGGATGTGGGCGTATGCGACGATCGTGGGGGCTCGACTGGATGCACGACTTCCCGCGAAGCCCTCGACCGAGACTCAGACAGAGAGTGAATGA